The following are from one region of the Littorina saxatilis isolate snail1 linkage group LG2, US_GU_Lsax_2.0, whole genome shotgun sequence genome:
- the LOC138960281 gene encoding uncharacterized protein produces MAAKEMFEPRILYGHGKRAVTLMTEDGCVYPIIAHEAKHDRVPHSAVPQHARIQRGERPMHQSTLTLAKPPWEPDYTTTNKQFHGGSKTLEPERRPPLSRSMHRSQVELGRHGGYGACPAYPGHEAEAPNDWKTDYEQTYYPKDTIPANRLHLTSLINRINQIEGHEVKDAVKPSEGPMSYFTQYKRVHDKLGHLRGPGAKKEYPVREEYDILTGETVAPACKTNNPNVSGNRVLHKIRSSMKPNTIQ; encoded by the exons ATGGCAGCGAAAGAGATGTTCGAACCTCGAATCCTGTATGGACATGGCAAGAGAGCCGTGACGCTGATGACGGAAGACGGGTGTGTGTACCCGATCATAGCCCACGAGGCCAAACATGACCGCGTGCCCCACAGTGCAGTACCCCAGCACGCGCGTATTCAGAGGGGGGAGAGGCCGATGCATCAGAGTACTCTGACCCTGGCCAAACCCCCCTGGGAGCCGGACTACACAACGACAAATAAACAG TTTCACGGAGGAAGCAAGACATTAGAGCCAGAACGTCGTCCACCCCTGTCCCGCTCCATGCATCGCTCACAGGTTGAATTAGGTCGCCACGGCGGCTATGGCGCCTGCCCGGCATACCCTGGTCATGAGGCTGAGGCTCCTAACGACTGGAAGACCGATTATGAGCAGACGTACTATCCCAAAGATACTATTCCA GCCAACCGTCTTCACCTGACATCACTTATCAACCGTATCAACCAAATAGAAGGCCACGAGGTCAAAGATGCCGTGAAGCCTAGCGAGGGACCCATGAGCTACTTCACACAGTACAAGCGTGTCCACGACAAATTGGGGCATCTTCGTGGGCCTGGAGCCAAAAAAGAATATCCTGTCCGTGAAGAGTATGATATCCTGACAG GTGAGACGGTTGCCCCAGCATGCAAGACGAACAATCCAAACGTATCAGGCAACCGAGTTTTGCACAAGATTCGCAGCTCCATGAAACCTAACACTATCCAGTAA